One window of Trifolium pratense cultivar HEN17-A07 linkage group LG5, ARS_RC_1.1, whole genome shotgun sequence genomic DNA carries:
- the LOC123884154 gene encoding exocyst complex component EXO70A1 encodes MSSPENLPLETAQKIILRWDSTASEEAREKMIFDQTTANREEIDLYLQAVDEIQRSISSTSLSDDHHHTKPTSTIQIAMARLEDEFRNILISHTNPIDPSLDEDSSFSSKRLNEDEVSYGGDNDDEDDDKLLRFDSTCSVATTATTTSSYRSTSSIREIDLIPSEAVSDLRCIADRMISSGYLRECIQVYGSVRKSAVDSSFKKLGVEKLSIGDVQRLDWEQLETKIRRWIRAAKVCVRTLFASEKRLCEQIFDGIGTSIDDACFMETVKGPAIQLFNFAEAISISRRSPEKLFKILDLHDALMDLIPDIDAVFDSKSSESIRVQAAEILSRLAEAARGILSEFENAVLKEPSKVPVPGGTIHPLTRYVMNYISLISDYKQTLYELIVSKPSNGSRNSGDPLSPDMDFDEVEEKPPLAIHLIWIIVILQFNLDGKSKHYKDASLLHLFIMNNVHYIVQKVRGSPELREMIGDDYLKKLTGKFRQAATSYQRATWVRVLYCLRDEGLHVSGGFSSGVSKSALRERFKAFNAMFEEVHRTQAVWLIPDSQLREELRISISEKLIPAYRSFLGRFRSHIESGRHPENYIKYSVEDLEDAVLDFFEGIPVSQHTRRRSQ; translated from the coding sequence ATGTCCTCACCGGAAAATCTCCCATTAGAAACCGCTCAAAAAATCATTCTCCGATGGGACTCAACCGCTTCCGAAGAAGCTCGCGAAAAAATGATCTTCGATCAAACCACCGCAAATCGTGAAGAAATCGATCTTTATCTCCAAGCCGTCGATGAAATCCAACGCTCCATATCCTCCACCTCTCTCTCCGACGACCACCACCACACAAAACCTACCTCCACCATCCAGATCGCCATGGCTCGCTTAGAAGACGAGTTTCGTAACATCCTTATCTCTCACACAAATCCAATCGATCCTTCTTTAGATGAAGATTCTTCGTTTTCTTCAAAACGACTTAACGAAGATGAAGTTAGTTACGGCGgcgataatgatgatgaagatgatgataagCTTCTTCGTTTTGATTCTACTTGTTCTGTTGCTACTACTGCTACTACAACTTCAAGTTACCGATCAACTAGTAGCATCCGTGAGATCGATCTGATACCTTCTGAAGCAGTTTCCGATCTCCGGTGTATCGCCGATAGAATGATTTCATCCGGTTATCTACGTGAGTGTATTCAAGTTTATGGAAGTGTGAGAAAATCTGCTGTTGATTCGAGTTTTAAGAAACTCGGTGTTGAGAAATTGAGTATTGGTGATGTTCAGAGATTGGATTGGGAACAGTTAGAAACGAAGATTCGGAGATGGATTAGAGCGGCTAAGGTTTGTGTTCGAACGCTTTTCGCGAGTGAGAAGAGATTATGTGAACAGATTTTTGATGGAATTGGTACTTCTATTGATGATGCTTGTTTTATGGAAACTGTTAAAGGTCCTGCAATTCAGCTTTTCAATTTTGCTGAAGCTATTAGTATTAGTCGTAGATCGCCCGAAAAATTGTTTAAGATACTTGATCTTCATGATGCTTTAATGGATTTGATTCCTGATATTGATGCTGTTTTTGATTCTAAGTCGTCTGAATCGATTAGGGTTCAGGCGGCTGAGATTTTGTCGCGTTTAGCGGAAGCTGCTAGAGGGATTTTATCTGAATTTGAAAATGCTGTTCTTAAGGAGCCTTCTAAGGTTCCTGTTCCTGGCGGAACGATTCATCCTTTGACTAGGTATGTTATGAATTATATAAGCTTGATTTCTGATTATAAGCAGACTTTGTATGAGCTTATAGTTTCGAAGCCTTCAAATGGTTCGAGGAATTCGGGTGATCCTTTGAGTCCTGATATGGATTTCGATGAGGTTGAAGAGAAACCGCCTTTGGCtattcatttgatttggattATTGTTATATTGCAATTTAATTTGGATGGTAAGTCAAAGCATTATAAAGATGCTTCTTTGTTGCATTTGTTTATAATGAACAATGTTCATTATATTGTTCAAAAGGTTAGAGGGTCGCCCGAGTTGAGGGAAATGATCGGGGATGATTATTTGAAGAAGTTGACTGGGAAATTTCGACAGGCTGCTACTAGCTATCAGAGAGCAACTTGGGTTAGGGTTTTGTATTGTTTGAGAGATGAAGGGTTACATGTGAGTGGTGGATTTTCTTCTGGTGTGTCGAAGAGTGCTTTGAGGGAAAGGTTTAAGGCTTTCAATGCTATGTTTGAGGAGGTACATAGGACTCAAGCTGTTTGGTTGATACCGGATTCGCAACTTAGGGAGGAGCTTCGGATTTCTATATCGGAGAAGCTGATTCCCGCGTATAGGTCGTTCCTTGGACGGTTCAGGAGCCATATCGAGAGTGGAAGACATCCGGAGAATTACATTAAGTATTCTGTTGAGGATTTGGAGGATGCTGTTTTGGATTTTTTCGAAGGGATTCCTGTTTCGCAGCACACGAGAAGGAGATCTCAGTGA
- the LOC123885532 gene encoding transmembrane protein 87A, which yields MSSVTVTALTILLLMISLHTEASVHDYKGESFSAKGNAFVFHGGSEGIYSSTLNDTSFSPSIADSFIRFDKVTFRRNKELSNFSSWPVQAVVFEVEDRETIGGSAYGGQRAVCCTGDLAKLGVCNEGQVIHRRSTVNTDWPQVYGVTFNLDDEVAELPLKSIQITKTGMYNLYFIHCDPRLKELVVEGKTVWKNPSGYLPGRMAPMKIFFQFMSFAYVLLGIFWFFQYLRFWKEVFPLQNCITLVITLGMFEMAFWYFDYAEFSETGIRPTGTTVWAVTFGTVKRTVARLIILIVSMGYGVVRPTLGGLTSKVVLLGGTFFVASEVLELVEHVGAVSDLSGKAKLFLVLPAAVLDVFFILWIFTSLSATLNKLQTRRMMIKLDMYRKFTNALAVAVVVSVGWICYELYFKSNDIYNEQWQNAWIIPAFWQVLSYSLLCVICVVWAPSQNSTRYAYREDGSEEFDRDDTTLTLIKPSSILPKDVRSVTDARPVQTSNENSNDDLEEDKRE from the exons ATGTCTTCTGTCACTGTCACTGCCCTTACAATTCTGTTACTGATGATATCTCTGCACACAGAAGCTTCCGTTCATGATTACAAAGGTGAATCTTTCTCTGCCAAAGGTAACGCCTTTGTCTTCCATGGAGGTAGCGAAGGAATTTACTCATCTACCCTCAATGACACTTCCTTCTCACCTTCAATTGCCGACTCTTTCATAAG GTTTGATAAAGTCACATTCCGAAGAAACAAGGAATTATCAAACTTTAGCTCGTGGCCGGTTCAAGCTGTTGTTTTTGAAGTTGAAGATAGAGAGACGATCGGTGGTTCGGCCTACGGGGGTCAAAGGGCTGTCTGTTGCACCGGTGATCTGGCAAAACTCGGAGTGTGCAATGAAGGACAGGTCATTCACCGTCGTTCTACAGTCAACACGGACTGGCCTCAAGTTTACGGCGTCACTTTTAACTTAGATGATGAAGTAGCAGAGCTGCCGTTGAAATCGATACAAATCACAAAAACCGGAATGTATAATTTGTATTTCATCCATTGTGATCCAAGGCTTAAGGAATTGGTTGTTGAAGGGAAAACTGTATGGAAGAATCCGTCCGGTTATCTTCCCGGTAGAATGGCACCTATGAAAATTTTCTTCCAGTTCATGTCTTTTGCATATGTGTTGCTTGGAATCTTTTGGTTCTTTCAATATCTTAGATTTTGGAAGGAAGTATTTCCATTGCAGAACTGCATAACACTAGTGATAACACTAGGCATGTTTGAGATGGCTTTTTGGTACTTTGACTATGCTGAATTTAGCGAAACAGGAATCAGGCCAACCGGGACGACTGTATGGGCAGTCACCTTCGGGACAGTTAAGAGAACTGTCGCACGGTTGATCATTCTAATCGTTTCGATGGGATACGGTGTTGTGAGACCTACCCTTGGAGGCCTTACATCAAAGGTTGTTTTGCTTGGTGGAACATTCTTTGTTGCATCTGAAGTgcttgaattggttgaacatgTCGGTGCAGTAAGCGATCTTTCTGGAAAGGCAAAACTTTTCTTGGTTCTTCCCGCTGCAGTATTAGACGTTTTCTTCATTCTTTGGATCTTTACTTCACTATCTGCAACTTTAAATAAGCTTCAG ACCAGAAGGATGATGATCAAATTGGATATGTATAGAAAGTTCACCAATGCTTTGGCAGTAGCTGTGGTTGTATCTGTGGGATGGATATGCTATGAG CTGTATTTCAAATCAAATGATATATACAATGAGCAATGGCAAAATGCTTGGATCATCCCAGCCTTTTGGCAAGTTCTGTCTTACTCTCTCCTTTGTGTCATCTGTGTTGTCTGGGCACCATCTCAAAATTCAACACG ATATGCTTACCGCGAAGATGGGAGTGAAGAGTTCGATAGAGACGATACTACTTTGACACTCATAAAACCATCATCTATTTTACCAAAGGATGTAAGAAGTGTGACAGATGCTAGACCAGTACAAACCAGCAATGAAAATTCAAATGATGATTTAGAAGAAGATAAAAGAGAATAA